The nucleotide sequence ataaaatgttattataaacctcattcattttacctttttccctgtaatgctgcctggaaaaggccaaatcctttcatgtgatggctttgacatgtcatttatattagttcacacacacactccatccatctgttcctggcccggcccctctgtcaaattttaggacccattgtggcccgcgagtaaaaaagtttgcccaccatTGATCTGGGGTGTCACGTTGGCTTCCATTTAgagaccaacaaacaaacatcaaacaaacaaacaacaaacaaacaacaaacaaacaaacaaacatcaaacaaacaacaaacaacaaacatacaaacatcaaacaaacaacaaacaaacaacaaacaaacatcaaacaaacatcaaacaccCAGCGGGCAGCCTCTGAAAAAGCAGCACTAAAACCTGAACAATTGGATAATAGTATAAACTAAACGGTGCAACAAGATGACCTTTGATTGGACCACAGCGCACGgagtcgttgttgttttttcaggcGTTTGACTAAATCTGGACGCATTTTTTTAGACGTCTTGTGGAGAAACTAACGCACGAATCAAGGCTCGTGCAGAAGCCGCGGCGGCGCTGCGTCGCTGGACGCGGATCGTTCATGATTGGGAGCTGCGGGTTtcgcacctgcagcagctcgtcGTCTGCAGGTCCACCGGGAGCTTCCGGCGTCGACTCGATCCAACGGGACGTGAACCGCGGCTCCGCTCGACCGGCCGTTCGCTGCTCCTGTTCAGCCGGCAATTAAAGCCCAATAAAGGAACGCGCgttgtttgtttgcgtgtttgtttctgtcatcgtgaacgcatcacagcCGCCGGTCGTGACGTGTGAACTCCTTTTAAGGAGAGGAGCTGTGAAAGTTGTGCGCGTAACTTTACCCCCGTTAGGCGTAAAGGCTCGTGCGCGACGCGTCCTCGGGGTCGGCTAAGACATGACTGTCCCTCCTCTCCGGTCCACCGCGGCTCTGATCCGGTCCCTTTGACAGCTGCGTGGGTTCTGCGGGTCCGGCGGCACGGAGCACCCCgactcctcttctcctcttctcctccgctcctccgcctcctcttctcctcctccccccctcctcctcctcctcctcctcctcctcctcctcctcctcctcctcctcctcctcctcctcctcctcctcctcctcctcctcctccaaggaCAACCCTTCATGTCTCACCGCCTTCAGCGGGAAGCCTTGATTTGcgatggaaaatgttttttccgcTTTGCTGGTTGGTTTGTTTGAATAATTGCGTCATCATCTACGTCACTGGCTCATGTTGAATTTAAACAACAAGATGTTTACAGCCCAAAAGAATGTCCCGGTTCTAAACAAAAACAAGCGTGGAGGGAAAGGGTTAACCGACCAGCTGACCGCCCACGTGACTTTGCGGAAGTGAGCGCGTCGACAACATGACGTTCTGAGACGTGTCCTGCAGCAATGCTGCGCGGATGTGCTTCGTTCGTTTTCTTTTGTTGTGTAACTAACGCGATGTGCGTTCGGGATTCGTGCGGGGCTGAGGCGGGACCCGACGGCCCGCAGGGAGCGGCGAGCTGCGGCTGCGGGAGCCCGAAGCGAGCCGCTGCTCTGGAGCCCCCGGAGGGCTGGACGGCCGCAGCGCAGCCGGCCGAGAGGCCCCCGGGGGCCCCGGGACACGAGAGGGAAGCGCTGCGCCAGGTAGGAAGACGGGATCCGGTCCTGAGACCGGATCCAGTTCAGAGGCTGCTGACTGTTATCGATCACATGAGCCTGATTTAGAATAACCTTTTATAGGTGTAACTCAAAAAGCAATCTGAAAgcgcaataaataaataacccggTCGTGTATTTAAAAGTTCCTGGATCCAGATGTTGATCCGGATCAtcgtcaaaaggttctaaattgttcttggtatcttaacacaccaaccatgaaaagtaaaactgaatcggattattttttttactcatttttgaatccataaatggagttttcaatgttaaaattcaaaaaaatacattcctgacctcattctggatcagaaccagaagacatcgTGCGTGATAGTTCAcatcctgctaacagaaccTCATTGTCCATGCAGATGGTGCTGATCTCTGGAGGAGAGTTCCTCATGGGAACAGATAGCCCAGGTATCCCAGCAGACGGCGAGGGCCCCCAGAGGCTGGTGCAAGTGGACTCATTCTACATGGACATCAAGGAAGTCACCAACCAGCAGTTCCAGAGCTTCGCTAACGTCTCAGGGTACATTACCGAGGTGTGGCTCCGTGCCGGAGGTTATCTGAACGTCGTGTTCGTTGCGTATCTTCTTTGCtcacaggttgttgttgttgttgttttctccccTCCTGGTCTTAGGCGGAGAAATTTGGGGATTCGTTTGTATTTGAAGAACTATTGAGCCAGAGTGTCAAAGCCCAAATCACCCAAGCAGTAAGTCAGACATTTCAGAAGTTGCTCTACCTTTGCAGCTCGTTGTTTGGTGCCACACCTGTGTGAGGCATGGTCGGTGCCACGATCAGTCTCTGCCTTTTGGAGTCCTCTAGAAAGATTTCAGACGCATGGAGACCACGGAGACGgcatgggaatttaaaaaatgcatttttttatagTGTTGTCCTTTTGCCTTATGATAAAGtagacattaaaataaaacgtCTTCAGGGTACGTGTGCACCAAGCCTTTTTCCAGAAATCTTCAAAGTACCAGTCGCACATATTTTTCGCTTCCACTGTTCACAGATTGCTTCTTAGAGCTCTGATCGCAGCAGGCCTCTCACAGACGAAAGCCAGACAGCCGGGAATTTACTGTTTCATCTCAGCTGTCATGTGCAGCCCAATCACGGCCGAGAAGGCGGCGTGCAGTCACCGTGGAAACGGCAATACTGGAAACATCCTTAACGTCTTTACATTGTTTTCACTGTAGGGGAACCAGAAGTGTGCATGTGATGACGATTGTAAAAGCACAGTATCAattagtgaccccccccccccctcccactgtcACTGTTTATGTCAGGTtgctgctgccccctggtggctgcCAGTCAAAGGAGCAAATTGGAGGCAGCCGTACGGTCCAGACTCCGACATCACAGAGAGGTATAAAAACTCTTCTTACTCCAAAATATGGCTTACTATTAAAGGGAAG is from Brachionichthys hirsutus isolate HB-005 chromosome 8, CSIRO-AGI_Bhir_v1, whole genome shotgun sequence and encodes:
- the LOC137898217 gene encoding formylglycine-generating enzyme-like; the protein is MCVRDSCGAEAGPDGPQGAASCGCGSPKRAAALEPPEGWTAAAQPAERPPGAPGHEREALRQMVLISGGEFLMGTDSPGIPADGEGPQRLVQVDSFYMDIKEVTNQQFQSFANVSGYITEAEKFGDSFVFEELLSQSVKAQITQAVAAAPWWLPVKGANWRQPYGPDSDITERLDHPVVHVSWADAVAYCSYFHKRLPTEAEWEYACRGGLKDRLYPWGNKLNPNGQHYANLWQGDFPKHNSAEDGYVTTSPAKAFPANGFGLFDMAGNVWEWTSDWWTVHHTTDEQQNPIGPPSGTDKVKKGGSYMCHKSYCYRYRCAARSQNTPDSSASNLGFRCVSQDQ